A window of Rhodothermia bacterium contains these coding sequences:
- a CDS encoding T9SS type A sorting domain-containing protein codes for MKKNTLLLILAFFFNVSAYAQFTTNWNLAHGSIPGLGQGSTSLDLYRGLGYGVVGGNERLYYVSRYTGNHVYVLNANTGAAVSELSLTGVTGGALVLNDVGVSDDGVIFACNVSANSDAASPFRCHRWDTEGQAEATHYTYQTPTATRLGDKITVTGSVGNGSLTIWAASTNNKVYKLTLPTSGTVLNGTEYSTDATLGNQPSVFPYGSGFVVNGNSTLPKYYETSSSTVVATLPAAAVGGTVNSNAMRVFSSGGKTFLATFSYGTPISTAGGQYSIRVANISNTFATGWSYGAFDIANPAGNANGNGTGDVDVRINGDGTATIFAMATNNGIVSVNTTNTLATLAEAENNPMPTDFHLSAPYPNPFNPSANLSFSVKTSQPVTLTLVNLLGQTVQTLFSGTIPANETQYARIGAGNLPAGTYFVRLSGATFNTTRSITLLK; via the coding sequence ATGAAAAAAAATACTTTACTACTTATTCTGGCCTTCTTTTTTAACGTGTCTGCATATGCACAGTTTACCACCAACTGGAATTTAGCCCATGGTTCTATACCAGGTCTGGGGCAAGGGAGTACTTCTTTAGACCTCTATCGGGGTTTGGGTTATGGTGTGGTGGGTGGTAACGAACGCCTTTATTATGTCTCGCGATATACCGGAAACCATGTGTATGTCTTAAATGCCAATACGGGTGCTGCCGTCTCTGAACTTTCGCTGACGGGTGTAACAGGCGGGGCTTTGGTTTTGAATGACGTTGGGGTAAGTGATGATGGGGTGATTTTTGCCTGCAACGTAAGTGCAAACTCGGATGCGGCCTCCCCTTTCCGGTGCCACCGCTGGGACACCGAGGGACAAGCAGAGGCCACCCATTACACCTATCAAACCCCAACGGCGACGCGGCTTGGTGATAAAATTACCGTAACCGGAAGTGTTGGCAATGGTTCTTTGACCATTTGGGCCGCCAGTACAAACAACAAGGTTTATAAACTCACGTTGCCCACAAGTGGGACTGTGTTGAATGGCACAGAATACAGCACAGATGCTACATTAGGCAATCAACCTTCTGTTTTCCCCTACGGAAGCGGGTTTGTGGTGAATGGTAACAGCACGTTGCCTAAATATTACGAGACCTCCAGTTCCACTGTTGTCGCTACATTGCCTGCGGCGGCTGTTGGCGGAACGGTAAATAGCAATGCTATGCGGGTGTTCTCTTCCGGTGGAAAAACCTTTTTGGCTACCTTCTCTTATGGAACACCGATCAGTACAGCAGGTGGACAATACAGCATCCGAGTAGCCAATATCAGCAATACATTTGCAACCGGATGGAGTTACGGCGCTTTTGACATTGCCAATCCGGCGGGCAATGCCAATGGAAATGGTACGGGAGATGTGGATGTACGGATTAACGGGGATGGAACCGCAACCATTTTTGCGATGGCGACTAACAATGGCATCGTATCCGTGAATACCACCAACACCCTTGCAACCCTTGCAGAAGCCGAAAACAACCCAATGCCAACCGATTTCCACCTTAGTGCGCCCTATCCAAACCCGTTTAATCCAAGTGCTAACCTCTCGTTCTCCGTTAAGACAAGCCAACCCGTTACCCTCACTTTGGTAAATCTGCTCGGCCAAACCGTCCAAACCTTGTTTAGTGGAACCATTCCGGCGAACGAAACGCAATATGCACGCATTGGAGCAGGGAACTTACCCGCCGGAACCTACTTCGTTCGCCTTTCCGGAGCTACCTTCAATACCACACGCTCCATCACCTTGCTTAAATAA